One window from the genome of Natrialba magadii ATCC 43099 encodes:
- a CDS encoding ArsR family transcriptional regulator codes for MVSDHGLFAVVRRREPLLRRLSSAPARPSELASELEVSRSTVDRGLSELQDAALVDQTTSDGCCQYQLTVAGDLALGSFTRLSARFDQVTRTSELLASLPPTEDLSWRVVDGATPITTSTEPAQLVDWLPDEVVLELFESGSESESGSESESGSGSGSGSGSGSGSGSGSGSGSGSGSGSESGSKSESESESESESESKSQVTGETGTGKGPGTMPSQAGETVDVLERTLEALLQTGTSHQVVAPGPTHCLASAYCTAVGDAQSIEVTAPASAIQTLLCTFREGTASALSTGRLVLREAPQTPSYGLILVDSDTEANTDVDTESDSSCGRGSGCDTDSSSGPGSGCDSGSSSGRKNDTDGDRTPTATDSKSIPTPLTIVLICDADAEPRGLLVNEDPVACEWARDQIAALADTAEPLSMVPE; via the coding sequence ATGGTGAGTGACCACGGGCTGTTCGCCGTCGTTCGTCGTCGCGAACCCCTGCTCCGGCGGCTCTCGTCGGCCCCTGCTCGCCCGTCCGAACTCGCGAGCGAACTCGAGGTGTCCCGGTCGACGGTCGATAGGGGACTCTCGGAGCTGCAGGATGCCGCGTTGGTCGACCAGACGACCAGCGACGGGTGCTGTCAGTACCAGTTGACTGTCGCTGGCGACCTCGCGCTCGGATCGTTCACCCGACTGTCTGCCCGTTTCGATCAGGTAACGCGGACGAGCGAGTTACTCGCGTCGCTCCCGCCAACCGAAGATCTAAGCTGGCGCGTCGTCGATGGCGCGACGCCAATCACGACCTCGACCGAGCCAGCACAGCTCGTTGACTGGCTTCCTGATGAGGTGGTACTCGAGTTGTTTGAGTCCGGGTCCGAGTCTGAGTCCGGGTCCGAGTCTGAGTCTGGATCTGGGTCTGGGTCTGGGTCTGGGTCTGGGTCTGGGTCTGGGTCTGGGTCTGGGTCTGGGTCTGGGTCTGGGTCTGGGTCTGAGTCTGGGTCCAAGTCCGAGTCCGAGTCTGAGTCTGAGTCTGAGTCTGAGTCAAAGAGCCAGGTCACGGGCGAAACTGGGACAGGGAAGGGACCAGGGACGATGCCAAGCCAGGCGGGAGAGACAGTGGACGTACTCGAGCGTACACTCGAGGCGCTGTTACAAACGGGCACGAGCCACCAGGTGGTGGCACCGGGACCGACGCACTGTCTGGCGAGTGCCTACTGCACTGCGGTTGGTGATGCCCAATCGATCGAGGTGACTGCGCCCGCGTCGGCGATCCAGACGTTGCTCTGTACGTTCCGGGAGGGGACCGCGAGTGCGCTTTCGACTGGCCGCCTCGTCTTGCGTGAAGCGCCACAGACGCCGTCGTATGGCCTCATTCTGGTCGATTCTGATACCGAGGCCAATACTGATGTCGATACTGAGAGTGACAGTAGCTGTGGTCGTGGCAGTGGCTGCGATACTGACAGTAGTAGTGGTCCTGGCAGTGGCTGTGATAGTGGCAGTAGTAGTGGCCGTAAGAATGACACTGATGGTGACAGAACACCAACAGCTACTGACTCAAAATCCATACCAACGCCGTTGACGATCGTCCTCATCTGTGATGCAGACGCCGAACCTCGTGGATTGCTCGTCAACGAGGATCCCGTCGCGTGTGAGTGGGCACGCGACCAGATCGCCGCGCTCGCCGACACGGCAGAGCCACTCTCGATGGTACCAGAGTGA
- a CDS encoding PRC-barrel domain-containing protein: protein MCPDMDGNNTHQEITSLVGREVYSNSGVFVGEVEDLQLNVDGQTVTGLALGNLNTELFAEESATGQGVIVPYRWVRAVGDVILINDVVERVRDPDEEETELVA, encoded by the coding sequence ATGTGCCCAGACATGGACGGCAACAACACTCACCAGGAGATCACCTCTCTCGTCGGACGCGAGGTCTACTCGAACAGCGGCGTCTTCGTCGGCGAAGTCGAGGACCTGCAACTGAACGTCGACGGCCAGACCGTCACCGGACTCGCACTCGGCAACCTGAACACTGAACTGTTCGCCGAGGAGTCCGCGACCGGGCAGGGCGTCATCGTACCCTACCGCTGGGTGCGTGCGGTCGGTGACGTCATCCTGATCAACGATGTCGTCGAGCGCGTCCGCGACCCCGACGAAGAAGAAACCGAACTGGTCGCCTGA
- a CDS encoding metal ABC transporter permease, whose amino-acid sequence MTGTESPSKSDMESGTDSESKTNTNPAADTPSPAHATPREEESRRGHTPRSLRRRAELTGIALVGAVAALLIGFLLIDWLRHYPLAGLHPSLESAYTVTGIGPAAELLFEQVLIAGMWLDYVIGSNLFQHAFVWRQIATGILVGIVAPLVGTYLVHRQMALIGETLAHTAFAGIAVGILFSGLTGWDGSLLLIALVVSVLGALGVQWLTEHTSTYGDVPIAIMLTGSFAVGTLLISWGRGFVAIAVEIENFLFGSLGVVTAGGARLMAVLTVAVVAVVAVTYKQLLFITFDEQAARVAQLDVTRYNTLLVVMTAVVVVGAMQVLGVILVAGMLVIPVAAASQVAQSFRETLYLSILFGELSIVAGFAFAFSQGLPAGGSIIVAAIGIYLLAIVVSDRSTAAISMH is encoded by the coding sequence ATGACCGGGACAGAGTCGCCGTCTAAGTCGGATATGGAGTCGGGTACGGATTCGGAGTCGAAGACGAACACGAATCCGGCTGCTGACACACCGTCGCCAGCACACGCGACGCCACGCGAGGAGGAGAGCCGACGAGGCCATACGCCACGCTCTCTCCGTCGGCGCGCCGAACTCACCGGTATCGCGCTCGTCGGCGCAGTTGCTGCGCTCCTGATCGGGTTTCTGCTCATCGATTGGCTCCGCCACTATCCGCTCGCGGGTCTGCATCCGTCACTCGAGTCGGCGTACACGGTAACGGGAATCGGCCCAGCCGCGGAGTTGCTCTTCGAGCAGGTGCTGATCGCCGGTATGTGGCTGGACTACGTGATCGGGTCGAACCTCTTCCAGCATGCGTTCGTCTGGCGACAGATTGCGACGGGAATCCTGGTCGGCATCGTCGCGCCGCTGGTCGGTACGTATCTCGTCCACCGGCAGATGGCACTCATCGGCGAGACGCTCGCTCACACCGCGTTCGCCGGCATTGCAGTTGGCATCCTGTTCTCGGGACTGACTGGCTGGGACGGATCACTGCTGCTCATCGCACTTGTCGTGAGCGTGCTCGGCGCACTCGGCGTCCAGTGGCTCACGGAGCATACGAGCACGTACGGTGACGTTCCGATTGCGATCATGCTCACGGGGAGCTTCGCAGTCGGGACGTTACTGATTAGCTGGGGTCGTGGCTTCGTCGCTATCGCCGTCGAAATTGAGAATTTCCTCTTTGGAAGCCTCGGTGTCGTCACCGCTGGAGGCGCTCGGCTGATGGCTGTGCTCACCGTGGCCGTCGTCGCCGTCGTCGCAGTCACGTACAAACAGCTGCTGTTCATCACGTTCGACGAACAGGCGGCTCGCGTCGCCCAGCTCGACGTGACGCGGTACAACACTCTGCTCGTCGTGATGACCGCCGTGGTCGTCGTCGGCGCGATGCAGGTCCTCGGCGTAATTCTCGTCGCCGGGATGCTCGTCATCCCCGTCGCCGCAGCCTCGCAGGTTGCACAGAGCTTCCGTGAGACGCTGTACCTCTCGATCCTGTTCGGCGAACTCTCGATCGTGGCTGGCTTCGCCTTCGCGTTTAGCCAGGGCCTCCCGGCCGGTGGCTCCATCATCGTCGCCGCTATCGGGATCTACCTGCTCGCGATCGTCGTCTCAGACCGGTCGACGGCTGCAATTTCGATGCACTGA
- a CDS encoding metal ABC transporter ATP-binding protein, with product MSSVVDCQDVSFSYGEQPAVSDVSLTVDQGDFLGLIGPNGSGKTTLLHLMLGLLSPDEGSVELFGQPVDDFDQGNRIGYVSQQATSRGGTMPVTVRECVRMGRFAHAGHSRLSADDEAIAEEALETVGITDLAEQRVNELSGGQRQRAYIARALASEADLLALDEPTVGVDAESRDAFYQLLESLNDDGIAIILIEHDIGVVTDRADRIACINTELYHHGDTESFVESDALSEAYGATGTVVHHHH from the coding sequence GTGAGTTCGGTCGTCGACTGCCAGGACGTATCGTTTTCCTATGGCGAACAGCCCGCCGTCTCGGACGTGAGTCTGACCGTCGATCAGGGGGACTTTCTCGGACTTATCGGCCCGAACGGGTCGGGGAAGACCACACTCCTTCATCTCATGCTCGGCCTGCTCTCCCCGGATGAGGGCTCGGTCGAACTGTTCGGCCAGCCTGTCGACGACTTCGACCAGGGCAACCGCATCGGCTACGTCTCCCAGCAGGCGACCAGCCGCGGCGGCACGATGCCCGTCACCGTCCGCGAGTGCGTCCGTATGGGCCGATTCGCCCACGCCGGCCACTCCCGCCTCTCCGCCGACGACGAGGCCATCGCCGAAGAGGCACTCGAGACGGTCGGCATCACGGACCTCGCAGAACAGCGGGTCAACGAACTCTCCGGCGGCCAGCGCCAGCGGGCCTACATTGCACGCGCGCTCGCCTCGGAGGCGGACCTGCTCGCGCTCGACGAACCGACCGTCGGCGTCGACGCCGAATCTCGGGACGCGTTCTACCAGCTACTCGAGTCGCTGAACGACGACGGCATCGCGATCATCTTGATCGAGCACGATATCGGTGTCGTCACGGACCGCGCGGATCGTATCGCCTGTATCAATACAGAGCTGTATCATCACGGCGACACGGAGTCGTTCGTCGAGAGCGATGCGCTGAGTGAAGCCTACGGCGCGACGGGAACTGTCGTGCACCACCACCACTGA
- a CDS encoding phosphotransacetylase family protein — MTDTDTDTDTNTDAATNTNTDAATNTDTDTDPVTDTDTTDHSNTTETANTTTETRSTSGPTPETDADTLLVASLEESTGKTAITMALARLAQSRGEQVGYMKPKGTRLQSNVGKTLDEDPMLARELLDLDAEMHDLEPVVYSPTFIEQAIRSREDAGELQNRIVEAYEGLAADCDRMFVEGGGRYDVGGIVDLTDPDIAALLDASVLLVAPYETPGDIDDVLAAADAFGDRLVGVVFNNVTDAAYDQLETDVVPFLETSGVTVFGIVPSERSLSGVTVETLADELGGTLLVEDGADAYVERFAVGAMGADSALRYFRRTKDAAVITGGDRAEIQTAALEAPGVRCLILTGGHRPSGAVIGQAAEKGLPIISIQTDTLTTVERAEDIVRSGRTRDAATVDQMKTLLSDHAALDDLYESMST; from the coding sequence ATGACCGATACTGATACTGATACCGACACCAACACCGACGCTGCAACCAACACCAACACCGACGCTGCAACCAACACCGACACCGACACCGATCCCGTCACTGACACTGACACTACCGACCACAGCAACACCACCGAGACCGCCAACACGACCACTGAAACCAGGTCGACGAGCGGTCCCACACCCGAAACGGATGCCGACACGCTGCTCGTCGCCTCACTCGAGGAGAGCACCGGCAAAACCGCGATCACCATGGCACTCGCCCGCCTCGCACAGAGCCGCGGCGAGCAGGTCGGCTACATGAAACCCAAGGGGACGCGTCTGCAGAGCAACGTCGGCAAAACGCTCGACGAGGATCCCATGCTCGCCCGCGAACTCCTCGACCTCGACGCGGAAATGCACGACCTAGAACCCGTCGTCTACTCACCGACGTTCATCGAACAGGCCATCCGCAGCCGCGAGGACGCCGGCGAACTCCAGAATCGGATCGTCGAGGCCTACGAGGGCCTCGCCGCCGATTGCGACCGGATGTTCGTCGAAGGTGGCGGTCGCTACGACGTGGGCGGCATTGTCGACCTTACCGACCCAGACATCGCCGCGCTGCTCGACGCCAGCGTTCTGCTGGTCGCCCCCTACGAAACCCCCGGTGACATCGACGACGTGCTGGCCGCTGCCGACGCCTTCGGCGACCGACTCGTCGGCGTCGTCTTCAACAACGTCACCGATGCAGCCTACGACCAACTCGAGACGGATGTCGTGCCGTTCCTCGAAACCAGTGGCGTGACTGTCTTCGGCATTGTTCCGAGCGAGCGGTCGCTCTCAGGCGTCACTGTCGAAACGCTCGCGGACGAACTCGGCGGCACACTGCTCGTCGAGGACGGCGCTGACGCCTACGTCGAGCGCTTCGCCGTCGGCGCGATGGGTGCCGACAGCGCGCTGCGCTACTTCCGCCGGACGAAGGACGCAGCCGTCATCACCGGCGGCGACCGGGCGGAGATTCAGACGGCAGCACTCGAGGCCCCCGGCGTTCGCTGTCTCATCCTGACCGGCGGCCACCGTCCGTCCGGTGCGGTCATCGGGCAGGCGGCCGAGAAGGGACTCCCGATTATTTCGATCCAGACGGATACGCTCACCACGGTCGAACGCGCCGAAGACATCGTCCGCAGCGGTCGGACTCGAGACGCGGCTACCGTCGACCAGATGAAGACGCTGCTCTCCGACCACGCGGCGCTCGATGATCTCTACGAGTCGATGTCGACCTGA
- a CDS encoding acetate--CoA ligase family protein, which produces MGRLSELFAPETVGVIGATEREGAVGRAILENLHQEFVGEVVPINPSHETVLGLEAYPDVASAPPLDLAVVVVPPPAVLETIREIGEVGTQHVVVITAGFAESGGEGARREAELREIAAEYDLNVVGPNSLGVMSTPVSMNATFGPESARDGSISFMSQSGAFITAVLDWANEQGIGFQDVVSLGNKTILDETDFVREWGEDPETDVIIGYLEDIDAGDEFIRTAREVTEETPIVLVKSGRTDAGAQAASSHTGAIAGSERAYEAGLEQAGVIRASSVQELFDAARALSGLPAPESDGVAVVTNAGGPGVLTTDAVGDSTLGMADFTDETIDKLQEAMPDEANVYNPIDAIGDADIDRFGRALEIALADPNVGSAVVVSAPTAVIKYDKLAEVVIEKRQDFEKPIVTSLMGGDRARAAETVLREFGIPNYFDPARAVSGLNALARYRDVGQRTSDEPAAFDVDRERAREILERVERRDDNRLGIESMALLDAYGIPTPPGEIVDDPARAREVAEAIEGDVVMKIVSPDITHKSDIGGVKIGVSDDEVYDAYEDVVARARNYQPDATILGVQVQAMLDLEGTTETIVGVNRDPQFGPLLLFGLGGIFVEILEDTSVRVAPIGENAAREMVDEIRAAPLLRGARGREPADVDAIVETIQRLSQLVTDFPAILELDVNPLVAGPEGVQAIDLRLTVDTEELS; this is translated from the coding sequence ATGGGACGGTTATCCGAGCTGTTCGCCCCCGAGACTGTCGGCGTGATCGGTGCGACCGAACGCGAGGGCGCGGTCGGCCGCGCGATCCTCGAGAACCTCCACCAGGAGTTCGTCGGCGAGGTCGTTCCGATCAACCCGAGCCACGAGACTGTGCTCGGCCTCGAGGCGTATCCAGACGTCGCCAGCGCACCGCCACTCGATCTGGCCGTCGTCGTCGTGCCGCCGCCGGCCGTACTCGAGACGATCCGCGAGATCGGCGAGGTGGGTACACAACACGTGGTCGTCATCACGGCCGGGTTCGCCGAGAGCGGCGGCGAGGGGGCACGACGAGAAGCAGAGTTGCGCGAGATTGCAGCGGAGTACGACCTCAACGTCGTCGGCCCGAACAGCCTGGGCGTCATGTCGACACCGGTGAGCATGAACGCGACGTTCGGCCCGGAGAGCGCCCGTGACGGGTCGATCTCCTTCATGAGTCAGTCGGGGGCGTTCATCACAGCGGTCCTCGACTGGGCGAACGAGCAGGGGATCGGCTTCCAGGACGTGGTCTCGCTCGGCAACAAGACGATCCTGGACGAGACGGACTTCGTCCGCGAGTGGGGAGAGGATCCGGAAACCGACGTGATCATCGGCTATCTCGAGGATATCGACGCCGGCGACGAGTTCATCCGGACGGCCCGGGAGGTCACCGAGGAGACGCCAATCGTGCTCGTCAAGTCGGGCCGGACCGACGCCGGCGCGCAGGCTGCCTCATCACACACTGGCGCAATCGCGGGCAGCGAGCGCGCCTACGAGGCCGGGCTGGAGCAGGCTGGTGTCATCCGTGCGAGTTCCGTCCAGGAACTGTTCGACGCCGCGCGAGCGCTGTCCGGGCTGCCCGCGCCAGAGTCGGACGGCGTCGCCGTCGTAACGAACGCGGGCGGTCCGGGCGTACTCACGACCGACGCGGTCGGTGACTCGACGCTGGGAATGGCTGATTTCACCGACGAGACAATCGACAAACTGCAGGAGGCGATGCCCGACGAGGCAAACGTCTACAATCCGATCGACGCCATCGGCGACGCAGACATCGACCGCTTCGGCCGGGCACTCGAGATCGCCCTCGCTGATCCAAACGTCGGATCGGCGGTCGTCGTCAGTGCGCCGACGGCGGTGATCAAGTACGACAAACTCGCGGAGGTCGTCATCGAAAAGCGCCAGGACTTCGAAAAACCGATCGTCACCAGTCTGATGGGTGGCGACCGGGCCAGAGCGGCCGAAACGGTGCTCCGCGAGTTCGGCATTCCGAACTACTTCGATCCAGCGCGTGCTGTCAGCGGACTCAACGCGCTCGCGCGCTATCGAGACGTTGGCCAGCGGACGAGTGACGAGCCCGCAGCGTTCGACGTCGACCGCGAGCGGGCACGCGAGATTCTCGAACGAGTCGAGCGCCGGGACGACAACCGACTCGGGATCGAGTCGATGGCGTTGCTCGACGCCTACGGCATCCCGACGCCGCCGGGCGAAATCGTCGACGACCCGGCTCGTGCTCGCGAGGTTGCCGAAGCGATCGAGGGCGACGTTGTGATGAAGATCGTGAGCCCGGATATCACTCACAAGTCGGATATCGGCGGTGTGAAAATCGGCGTGAGCGACGACGAGGTGTACGACGCCTACGAGGACGTGGTCGCCCGGGCGCGCAACTACCAGCCCGACGCGACCATCCTCGGCGTGCAGGTACAGGCGATGCTCGATCTGGAGGGGACGACCGAGACCATCGTCGGGGTGAACCGCGATCCGCAGTTCGGCCCGCTCTTGCTGTTCGGGCTCGGCGGCATCTTCGTCGAGATTCTGGAGGATACGTCGGTTCGTGTCGCACCGATCGGCGAGAACGCGGCCCGCGAAATGGTCGACGAAATTCGGGCTGCGCCGTTGTTGCGCGGCGCACGCGGGCGGGAGCCAGCCGATGTGGACGCGATCGTCGAGACGATCCAGCGACTCTCGCAACTGGTCACCGACTTCCCGGCGATTCTGGAACTCGACGTGAACCCGCTCGTTGCGGGACCTGAAGGGGTACAGGCGATCGATCTGCGACTGACCGTCGATACGGAGGAACTGTCATGA